The following proteins are co-located in the Motilibacter rhizosphaerae genome:
- a CDS encoding OsmC family protein, which translates to MATTRVANAHWEGSLMEGQGEVSLDSSGIGEFPVNWPARSAEPNGVTSPEELIAAAHSTCYSMALSHGLAQAGTPPQTVDTKAEVTFQPGTGITGIHLTVRATVPGLTAEQFEEAAQSAKEGCPVSKALAGTTITLDAALS; encoded by the coding sequence ATGGCCACCACCCGCGTCGCCAACGCCCACTGGGAGGGCTCGCTCATGGAGGGCCAGGGCGAGGTCTCGCTCGACTCCTCCGGCATCGGCGAGTTCCCGGTCAACTGGCCTGCGCGCTCGGCAGAGCCGAACGGCGTGACGAGCCCCGAGGAGCTCATCGCGGCGGCCCACTCGACGTGCTACTCGATGGCGCTCTCGCACGGGCTCGCCCAGGCCGGGACCCCGCCGCAGACCGTGGACACCAAGGCCGAGGTGACCTTCCAGCCCGGCACCGGGATCACCGGCATCCACCTCACCGTCCGCGCGACGGTGCCCGGCCTCACCGCCGAGCAGTTCGAGGAGGCGGCCCAGTCCGCCAAGGAGGGGTGTCCTGTCAGCAAGGCCCTCGCCGGCACGACGATCACGCTCGACGCCGCCCTGTCCTGA
- a CDS encoding globin — protein sequence MSTTGDSSPTFYERVGGGETFRRLVARFYAGVADDPVLRPLYPEEDLGPAEVRLRMFLEQYWGGPRTYSDQRGHPRLRMRHGGWSIGERERDAWLRHMRDAVDELDLEPEAERELWAYLVMAAQSMVNAAPERGLPLA from the coding sequence GTGAGCACGACCGGCGACAGCAGCCCGACGTTCTACGAGCGGGTGGGCGGCGGCGAGACCTTCCGCCGCCTCGTGGCCCGCTTCTACGCCGGGGTGGCCGACGACCCGGTGCTGCGCCCGCTCTACCCCGAGGAGGACCTCGGGCCGGCCGAGGTGCGGCTGCGGATGTTCCTCGAGCAGTACTGGGGCGGCCCGCGCACCTACTCCGACCAGCGCGGGCACCCGCGGCTGCGGATGCGCCACGGCGGCTGGTCCATCGGGGAGCGCGAGCGCGACGCCTGGCTGCGCCACATGCGCGACGCCGTCGACGAGCTCGACCTCGAGCCGGAGGCGGAGCGCGAGCTGTGGGCGTACCTGGTGATGGCGGCGCAGAGCATGGTCAACGCGGCTCCCGAGCGCGGGCTCCCGCTCGCCTGA
- a CDS encoding glycoside hydrolase family 13 protein, translating into MTSPWWRDAVIYQVYPRSFADSDGDGLGDLGGVIAHLDHVRDLGVDAIWLNPFYPSPQNDAGYDVSDYRDVDPRFGTLADADRLLQEAHARGLKVLVDLVPNHTSSEHAWFRAALAAAPGSRERARYLFREGRGEDGAQPPNDWTSVFGGPAWTRVPDGQWYLHLFDSTQPDLDWTNPEVVEEFHDVLRFWLDRGVDGFRIDVAHGLAKDPAMPDLAGRFPTAGPAPFGHPHWDLDEVHEVYRGWRQVLDAYAGDRTFVAEAWVASPERLALYLRADELHTAFGFGFLLAPFTAEDLRRVVDDSLAALEEVGAPATWVLSNHDVVRHPTRLGGGAPGLARARALTQLMLALPGGAYVYQGEELGLEEVQDLPDELRQDPTFARTGGEEVGRDGCRVPLPWSGKEPPFGFGGEPWLPQPASWAPLTVEAQEADPGSTLAFYRRALRLRKEHPALGEGTLEWLDAAPGVLAFRREPGLVCALNTGDSPAPAPVAGRVLLASGELPDDGVLPGATAVWYAVD; encoded by the coding sequence GTGACTTCCCCGTGGTGGCGTGACGCCGTGATCTACCAGGTCTACCCGCGCAGCTTCGCCGACAGCGACGGCGACGGGCTCGGCGACCTCGGCGGCGTCATCGCCCACCTCGACCACGTCCGCGACCTCGGCGTCGACGCGATCTGGCTCAACCCGTTCTACCCCTCCCCGCAGAACGACGCGGGCTACGACGTCTCCGACTACCGCGACGTCGACCCGCGCTTCGGCACGCTCGCCGACGCCGACAGGCTGCTGCAGGAGGCGCACGCGCGCGGGCTCAAGGTGCTCGTCGACCTCGTGCCCAACCACACCTCGAGCGAGCACGCGTGGTTCCGGGCGGCGCTCGCCGCGGCGCCCGGCAGCCGCGAGCGCGCCCGCTACCTGTTCCGCGAGGGCCGCGGCGAGGACGGCGCGCAGCCGCCCAACGACTGGACGTCCGTCTTCGGCGGCCCGGCGTGGACCCGCGTCCCGGACGGCCAGTGGTACCTCCACCTGTTCGACAGCACCCAGCCCGACCTCGACTGGACCAACCCCGAGGTGGTCGAGGAGTTCCACGACGTCCTGCGCTTCTGGCTCGACCGCGGCGTCGACGGCTTCCGCATCGACGTCGCGCACGGGCTCGCCAAGGACCCGGCGATGCCCGACCTCGCCGGCCGCTTCCCCACCGCCGGGCCCGCGCCGTTCGGCCACCCCCACTGGGACCTCGACGAGGTCCACGAGGTCTACCGCGGCTGGCGGCAGGTGCTCGACGCGTACGCCGGCGACCGGACGTTCGTCGCCGAGGCGTGGGTCGCCTCGCCGGAGCGGCTCGCGCTCTACCTGCGCGCCGACGAGCTGCACACGGCCTTCGGCTTCGGCTTCCTGCTCGCGCCGTTCACCGCGGAGGACCTGCGCCGCGTCGTGGACGACAGCCTGGCGGCGCTGGAGGAGGTCGGCGCGCCGGCGACCTGGGTGCTGTCCAACCACGACGTCGTCCGGCACCCGACGCGGCTCGGCGGCGGTGCCCCCGGCCTCGCGCGCGCCCGCGCACTGACGCAGCTCATGCTCGCGCTGCCCGGCGGCGCGTACGTCTACCAGGGCGAGGAGCTCGGCCTCGAGGAGGTGCAGGACCTCCCCGACGAGCTGCGCCAGGACCCGACGTTCGCGCGCACGGGCGGCGAGGAGGTCGGCCGTGACGGCTGCCGCGTGCCGCTGCCGTGGTCCGGGAAGGAGCCGCCCTTCGGCTTCGGCGGCGAGCCGTGGCTGCCGCAGCCCGCGTCCTGGGCGCCGCTCACGGTCGAGGCGCAGGAGGCCGACCCGGGCTCGACGCTCGCGTTCTACCGGCGCGCGCTGCGGCTGCGCAAGGAGCACCCCGCGCTCGGCGAGGGGACGCTCGAGTGGCTCGACGCGGCGCCCGGCGTGCTCGCGTTCCGGCGCGAGCCGGGCCTCGTCTGCGCGCTCAACACGGGCGACTCCCCCGCCCCCGCGCCGGTCGCCGGCCGGGTGCTGCTCGCGAGCGGCGAGCTGCCCGACGACGGCGTGCTGCCCGGCGCGACGGCCGTCTGGTACGCCGTCGACTGA